Proteins encoded by one window of Seriola aureovittata isolate HTS-2021-v1 ecotype China chromosome 4, ASM2101889v1, whole genome shotgun sequence:
- the LOC130167828 gene encoding olfactory receptor 11A1-like: MIMMNSSQVSYFTLAAYFQTGTLKYLYFMIVLFLYIFIVSLNVLLIVVICLNRSLHEPMYLFLCSLFVNELYGSTGLFPFLLVQILSDIHTVSVPFCFLQMFCVHSYGGMEYLNLAVMSYDRYLAICCPLHYNTRMTSNKIATLIAVTWLYPLLVCFAIYLTSVLQLCGNTIYKVYCDGHSIVKLACSDAHTANIYGLIASFGTMFVALIFIMFTYMKIFLVCFSGSKQTKQKAVSTCTPHLASIFNFSVGASFELIQSRFNMKSFPSMLRIFLSLYFLTCQPLFNPVMYGLNLSKIRVIGRNLMSNVGD; the protein is encoded by the coding sequence ATGATCATGATGAACTCTTCACAGgtttcatatttcacacttgCTGCCTATTTTCAAACTGGAACTTTGAAATACTTGTATTTCATGATTGTcctgtttttatacatttttatcgTCAGTTTAAATGTTCTGCTGATTGTGGTCATCTGTCTGAACAGAAGCTTACATGAACCCATGTacctgtttctgtgcagcctgTTTGTAAATGAACTGTATGGTAGCACAGGGTTGTTTCCattcctgctggttcagatcctctctgacattcacactgtttctgtgcctttttgtttcctgcagatgttttgtGTTCACTCTTATGGTGGTATGGAATATTTAAACTTAGCCGTCATGTCTTATGACAGATACCTCGCTATCTGTTGTCCTCTACATTATAACACACGTATGACGTCTAACAAAATTGCGACACTAATTGCTGTAACATGGTTATATCCTTTGCTTGTATGTTTTGCCATATATTTGACTTCCGTTTTACAGCTGTGTGGAAACACCATTTACAAAGTTTACTGTGATGGCCACTCTATTGTTAAACTTGCATGCTCAGACGCTCATACAGCTAATATATATGGGCTCATTGCCTCTTTTGGTACAATGTTTGTTGCTTTAATTTTTATCATGTTCACGTACATGAAAATTTTTCTAGTGTGTTTTTCTGGTTCTAAACAGACTAAACAAAAAGCTGTCAGCACCTGCACACCTCACCTTGCTTCCATATTCAACTTTTCTGTTGGGGCTAGTTTTGAATTAATACAGAGCAGGTTTAATATGAAGAGTTTCCCCAGTATGCTGCGTATATTCTTATCATTATACTTCCTTACATGCCAGCCGCTCTTCAACCCTGTAATGTATGGACTTAATCTGTCCAAAATCCGTGTCATAGGTAGAAATCTGATGTCAAACGTAGGCGATTAA
- the LOC130167829 gene encoding LOW QUALITY PROTEIN: uncharacterized protein K02A2.6-like (The sequence of the model RefSeq protein was modified relative to this genomic sequence to represent the inferred CDS: inserted 4 bases in 2 codons; substituted 1 base at 1 genomic stop codon) yields MELDTRSAVSVISSADYKRLFPNLRLLKTNLKLKTYTGQKVCPKGKLKVDVTYKGVTRRLTLYVLQRGGLPLFDREWLRKIRLDWHSIKALRMSTADNSSDSATQRLSQLLKAHEEVFNKSIARPVPYAICPKVEAELQSLVDSGVLSRVEWSDWATPIVPVIKKGKAEAVRICGDFKVSVNPVLRTVQYPLPLIEDIFASLAGGEKFSKIDLAHAYLQKEVEESSRKYLTINTHKGLFQYNRLVFGVASAPALWQRAMDQVLQGIPGTQCYLDDIIVTGKSDSEHLENFNNVLTRLSEYGLRAKRSKCEFFRNEISYCGHVIDKHGLHKSKEKIEAVLQAPKPGNVSHLKXLINYYHKFLPNFATVMHPLNALLQNGVKWEWSEECDRAFTETKRLVTSDELLTHYDPTLPIRLAYDASPYGIGGVLSHXKDGSERPIVYVSRSLTSAECNYAQIDREALSLIWGVKKFHLYLYGRRFTLVTDHQPLVSILPCRDGQLMVTPCFQSFQPDVTSSQCVRGTLLCGSPVVVSPTLRTRVLETLHEGHLGTVKMKSLAHSYVWWPGIDKQIEDITKGCSGCRRGQNEPPHAPLHPWEWPSAPWQRVHIDFAGPFINSMFLVAVDAHSKWPEVIVMKSTTSERTVAALGSIFARNGLPEQIVSDNGPQYTSEEFSLFIRKNGIKHLRSAPHHPATNGLAERFVQTFKKSIKAMETEDLTLQHKVDSFLFGYRNSVHATTSQTPAMLFMNRNFRSHIDLLKPDLRRVVQNKKFSHLPTKAARNFEVGQEVLARDYRGDKWTPGKIATRTGPLMXAYTVDVGETGTWRRHMDQILDAQPRANTSPSPGMPPSAEQGNDMDKTPAPDTLVPEKCPTTI; encoded by the exons ATGGAGCTAGACACAAGATCGGCTGTATCTGTTATTTCTAGCGCTGATTACAAACGGCTGTTTCCTAACCTACGGTTATTAAAGACCAACCTGAAACTCAAGACCTATACGGGCCAAAAGGTGTGCCCAAAAGGCAAGTTGAAGGTGGATGTTACATACAAAGGAGTGACACGACGGTTAACGCTGTATGTGCTACAGAGGGGAGGCCTACCACTTTTCGACCGTGAATGGTTGAGGAAGATCCGACTCGACTGGCACTCCATTAAAGCTCTACGTATGTCAACAGCTGACAACAGCTCGGACAGTGCCACACAGAGGCTGTCGCAGCTACTCAAGGCCCATGAGGAAGTGTTTAATAAGAGCATTG CCCGTCCAGTACCGTATGCCATATGCCCAAAGGTGGAGGCTGAACTTCAGAGCTTGGTGGACTCTGGAGTTTTGTCACGGGTTGAATGGAGTGACTGGGCCACGCCCATTGTTCCTGTGATCAAGAAAGGAAAGGCTGAAGCTGTTCGCATATGTGGGGACTTCAAAGTCAGCGTCAATCCTGTGCTGCGTACAGTGCAGTACCCCCTTCCACTCATAGAAGACATCTTTGCTTCATTGGCTGGAGGGGAAAAGTTTTCAAAGATTGACCTTGCACATGCCTACCTACAGAAGGAGGTTGAAGAGTCAAGCAGGAAGTACCTCACGATTAACACCCACAAGGGGCTGTTTCAATACAACAGGCTCGTTTTTGGTGTTGCATCAGCTCCAGCATTATGGCAAAGAGCAATGGACCAAGTGCTCCAAGGAATCCCTGGTACACAATGTTACCTTGACGACATCATCGTGACAGGAAAGAGTGATAGTGAGCACCTGGAAAACTTCAACAACGTGCTCACTCGGCTGAGTGAGTATGGCCTGCGAGCAAAGAGGAGCAAGTGTGAGTTTTTCAGGAACGAAATATCATACTGCGGGCACGTCATTGACAAGCATGGCTTACACAAGTCAAAAGAGAAAATTGAAGCTGTGCTTCAAGCACCGAAACCAGGAAATGTGTCGCACCTCAA TCTCATCAATTATTATCATAAGTTCCTCCCGAACTTTGCTACAGTGATGCACCCACTGAATGCACTCCTACAGAATGGAGTGAAGTGGGAGTGGTCTGAGGAATGTGACAGAGCATTCACTGAAACGAAAAGACTGGTCACATCAGATGAACTGTTAACCCATTATGACCCAACGCTGCCCATCAGACTAGCATATGATGCTAGTCCCTATGGAATTGGTGGTGTCTTGTCGCA GAAGGATGGATCTGAACGCCCTATTGTGTACGTGTCAAGATCGCTGACGAGTGCAGAATGCAATTATGCACAGATAGATCGTGAAGCCCTCAGCCTCATATGGGGTGTTAAGAAGTTTCACCTGTACCTCTATGGGCGACGGTTCACACTTGTAACGGACCACCAACCCCTTGTATCAATATTACCATGCAGGGATGGCCAGCTCATGGTAACCCCATGTTTCCAGAGTTTTCAGCCAGACGTGACCAGCTCTCAGTGTGTCAGGGGAACCTTGCTGTGTGGATCCCCTGTTGTAGTATCGCCAACACTACGCACCAGAGTATTGGAGACTCTCCATGAAGGACACCTGGGCACAGTCAAAATGAAGAGTCTAGCCCATAGCTATGTCTGGTGGCCGGGTATAGATAAACAAATAGAAGACATCACTAAAGGTTGCTCAGGGTGTCGTAGAGGTCAGAATGAACCACCGCATGCACCTCTACACCCATGGGAGTGGCCGTCTGCCCCATGGCAAAGGGTGCATATTGACTTCGCTGGGCCATTCATTAACTCCATGTTCCTGGTTGCAGTTGACGCTCACTCCAAGTGGCCTGAGGTGATAGTGATGAAGTCAACTACATCAGAGAGGACTGTAGCTGCTCTCGGGTCCATTTTCGCTAGAAATGGCCTTCCTGAACAGATTGTGAGTGACAACGGACCACAATACACGTCAGAGGAGTTCAGTCTGTTCATAAGAAAAAATGGCATCAAGCACTTAAGATCAGCGCCGCACCATCCAGCTACGAACGGGTTAGCCGAGAGGTTCGTCCAGACCTTCAAGAAGTCCATCAAAGCTATGGAAACTGAGGACTTGACCCTTCAGCACAAGGTGGACAGTTTCCTCTTTGGCTACCGAAACTCTGTTCATGCCACAACAAGCCAAACACCTGCCATGTTGTTCATGAACAGGAACTTCAGATCACACATTGATCTTCTGAAACCTGATCTGCGCAGAGTCGTGCAGAACAAAAAGTTCAGCCACTTGCCGACGAAAGCAGCTAGAAACTTTGAGGTTGGACAGGAGGTCTTGGCACGTGACTACAGGGGCGACAAGTGGACACCTGGAAAGATAGCCACAAGGACTGGACCCCTCATGTAGGCCTACACGGTGGATGTTGGAGAAACGGGCACCTGGAGGCGTCATATGGATCAGATTCTGGATGCACAGCCAAGGGCCAACACCTCACCATCTCCAGGCATGCCCCCCAGTGCTGAACAAGGGAATGACATGGACAAGACACCTGCCCCGGACACTCTTGTTCCTGAAAAGTGTCCTACTACTATTTAG
- the LOC130167830 gene encoding olfactory receptor 6N1-like encodes MSMMNSSQVSYFTLAAYFDTGNLKYLYFMIVLFLYIFIVGLNVVLIVVICLNRSLHEPMYLFLCSLFVNELYGSTGLFPFLLVQILSDIHTVSASVCLLQIYCVHTYGAVEYLNLAIMSYDRYLAICCPLHYNARMTFNKIATLIAVTWLYPLLACIVIIYWNAHSQLCGNTIYKVYCDGHSIVKLACSDAQVTNIYGLIASFGTIFGAFIFIMFTYMKILNVCFSGSKQTRQKAVSTCTPHLASIFNFSVGASFELIQSRFNMKSVPSMLRIFLSLYWLTCQPLFNPVMYGLNLSKIRVIGRNLMSNVGD; translated from the coding sequence ATGTCCATGATGAACTCTTCACAGgtttcatatttcacacttgCTGCCTATTTTGACACTGGAAATTTGAAGTACTTGTATTTCATGATTGTcctgtttttatacatttttattgttggtttaaatgttgtgcTGATTGTGGTGATCTGTCTGAACAGAAGCTTACATGAACCCATGTacctgtttctgtgcagcctgTTTGTAAATGAACTGTATGGTAGCACAGGGTTGTTTCCattcctgctggttcagatcCTCTCTGACATTCACACTGTTTCTGCTTCAGTTTGTTTGCTGCAGATTTATTGTGTACACACCTATGGAGCTGTAGAATATTTAAACTTAGCCATCATGTCTTATGACAGATACCTCGCTATCTGTTGTCCTCTACATTATAACGCACGAATGACATTTAACAAGATCGCCACACTAATTGCTGTAACATGGTTATATCCTTTGCTTGCATGTATTGTCATAATATATTGGAATGCGCATTCACAGCTGTGTGGAAACACCATTTACAAAGTTTACTGTGATGGCCACTCTATTGTTAAACTTGCATGCTCAGATGCTCAAGTAACAAATATTTATGGGCTCATTGCCTCTTTTGGTACAATCTTTGGTGCgttcatttttatcatgttCACATACATGAAGAttcttaatgtttgtttttccggTTCTAAACAGACCAGACAAAAAGCTGTCAGCACCTGCACACCTCACCTTGCTTCCATATTCAACTTTTCTGTTGGGGCTAGTTTTGAATTAATACAGAGCAGGTTTAATATGAAGAGTGTCCCCAGTATGCTGCGTATATTCTTATCGTTGTACTGGCTCACATGCCAGCCGCTCTTCAACCCTGTAATGTATGGACTTAATCTGTCCAAAATCCGTGTCATAGGTAGAAATCTGATGTCAAATGTAGGCGATTAA